acagatgagaccaaaattgacctttttggtcataattccactatgcgtgtttggaggaagaagaatgatgcgtaccatcccaagaacaccatccctactgtgaagcatgggggtggtagcatcatgctttgggggtgtttttctgctcatgggacaggacgactgtactgtattaaggagaggatgactgcagccatgtattgtgagattttggccaaaaacctccttacctcagtcagatcattgaagatgagtcgtggctggatcttccaacatgacaatgacccaaagcacacagccaggaaaaccaagacGTGGCTCtgtaagaaccatatcaaggttctggagtggcctagccagtctccagatctaaatccaattgaaaatctttggagggagctgaaagtctgtgttactcagcgacagcccagaaacctgactgatctacagaagatctgtgtggaggagtgggccaaaatccctcctgcagtctgtgctaacctggtgaagaactacaggaaacgtttgacctctgtaattgcaaacaaaggctactctaccaaatattaatgttggtgttcaaatacttattttcagctttatcacacaaataaattgttaaaaaatcatagattgtgatttctggatttttctttttaggttatctctcatacagtagacatgcacctaccatgaaaatttcagacccctccatgatttgtaagtgggagaacttgcaaaatagcagggtgttcaaatacttattttcttgactgtatatatatatatatatatatatatatatatatatatattactttcaATAGTGCAAACACTGCAAATTTAAAAGAGACACACACAGAACTCAAATCCAAATAAGAGATTGCTTATTCGTGACGATGGTTATATATTGTAGCAAAACAACAATATGCATCTTTGTGATGAAGATCTCTGATACAGAGTTACTCAAACGTCTTCAAGTGGTTGTACAGGGACTGgacatatgtaaacacacacattgGGTCCGGCTTGTCCCCCATTTCCAGCATGTCGTCCACCTCGATCAGACGGAGACAGTCAGCTTGTTTCCTGACAGGAGGGATGATATATTTAAGGATACAATGTGGCTACATTTTAAGGCTAATTGGAGGAAAAATGGCCaggatttgttgttttttaattaatagtGCATTTATGATTGCACTATTAACCTTCAGGACCCATTTGGTCCCATTGactctcattgtaatcccattttTTAGAATAAACTCATTGCTAAAGTTAGGTCTGATGTTGTTAAAATATTTGAAGTAGTGGAAAAAATATGATGTATTAGATTTGATTTTTGTTTGTCAAAATCAGTGTTGCCAGAGTAGTCCTCCAAATTATTCCACTTTGCACCTTATCTattgaaaatattgcaaaatgagCAGTTTTAATGACAAAATAGGCATGAAAAcacataataataaacaataccatatCTAGTTATTTATTATCTTAATTTAAGCAATAGTTATGACAATAAAAGTAGTaactatattattaatattaataaaagtAAGGATAACAtaagagaggagccagatgaggtggttcgggcatctggtcaggatgccacccgaacgcctccctagggaggtgtttagggcacgtccgaccggtaggagaccacggggaagacccaggacacgttgggaagactatgtctcccggctggcctgggaacgcctcgggatcccccgggaagagctggaccaagtggctggggagaggaaagtctgggcttccctgcttaggctgctgcccccgcgacccgacctcggataagcggaagaagctggatggatggaagttattaCATCAATACTTTGTTTAAGTTTGTATTTTTAAAGATTTGATAtagtaaaattgtttttaatatactTTTTCAATTATACGTTAATGAGAGGGCACATTTTTGGACCTGAAAAAAGTTCCACTTTGCACCTTAATctttggaaaatattgcatattttgtgctttCCTATTAATAAAAGACAAAATGGGCATAAAAACAAATAATCATAAACAATGTAATAATTCAAACTATAATACTTATTAGGACAATAGAAAGgatagtaacaataataataatagtaatgatcaTAACATTTggatataataaattattgtatCAATagtttgtttgattttatttgtttaaagatgtgatatgattttatatatccatccatccattttctaccgcttgtcccgttcggggtcgcggggggtgctggagcctatctcagctgcattcgggcggaaggcggggtacaccctggacaagtcgcatatatatatatatatatacagtatatatatatttatatatatatatatatatatatatatatatatatatattgtatatattgcattatatatatatatatatatatatatatatattgtatatattgcattatatatatatatatatatatatatatatatatatatatatatatatatatatatatatatatatatatatatatatatatatatatatatatatatatatatatatatatatatatatattaagattaaagattaaagtaccaatgattgtcacacacacactagatgtggtgaaatttgtcctatatatatatatatatatatatatatatatatatatatatatatatatatatatatatatatatatatatatatatatatatatatatatatatatatatatatatattaaatcatAGGCTTATGAGAGGGACAGTTTAGCACCTGAGGGTAAAAAGTAAACAGCAATCCtcccaaatattccactttacaCCTTAATCtttggaaaatgttgcatattttttgttttttctattaATAAAATCAGTAGTTTTCATGACAAAATgggaacaaaaacaaataataaacaatataatattaaACTAcctcttttatttaaaaacatagacaataataatagtaattatcattaaatttaaatacatattaataatacgttcaagtacatttttttaaatatttgatattgggaatttttttaaaatatatttttttaattatccgtGAATTAGAGGGACCACTTTAGGACCGGAGTGTAAAAAGTAAACTGACTACCACTCCCAAATGTTCCACTTTTCACCATAGTCTTTGGAAACTATTGCATATTTTAGGTTTTTCCTATTCATATAATGATTAGTTTTTATGACAaaatggacaaaaaaacaaacaataataaacaatataataacaaatTATTtatcatccaaaaaaaaaaagtaatgatcataaaatttaaatattttacaatTTCAGACAAATGGTTAGATTGTTTCAAAGACTATGGtgaaattgacaaaaaaaaaaactgtatgtGTTTTTATAAAGTATACTTTAATGAGAGGGACCATTTTAGGACCTGAGGTTATAAAATGAACTTTATTCTTGCAGGGCTCGATTCCACTTACTCCGCTATGGTGAAGGCCGTTTGCAAGTTCTGCTTGCGGTTGGCGGGCTGTAACGTGTTGTAGTCAAACTCCAGAGGGAAGAAGGAGTGGACCAGAGCACAGAAAGCCATTCCGTCGCTCCAGCTGGAGGAGAAATTCTGGATGTCGATGTTCTGCCGAGGAATATATTagtgcattaattttttttttaattgacttttcTCCTAACCATAGACTCTATTTACTCTTGTTGTCAGAGCTAAACCTGTAATAtaactgaataaataaataaaaacagaatacaatgatttgcaaatccttttcaacttatattcaattgaatagactgcaaagacaagatatttaatgttccaactgagaaactacatttttttttgcaaataatcattaacttagaatttaatggcagcagcacattgcaaaaaagttggcacaggggtatttttttaccactgtgttacatggcctttccttttaacaacactcagtaaacgtttgggaactgaggagacacatttttgaagtttttgaggtggaattctttcccattcttgcttgatgtacagcttaagttgttcaacagtccgggggtctccgttgtggtatttgaggcttcataatgcgccacacagtttcaatgggagacaggtctggactacaggcaggccagtctagtacccgcactcttttactatgaagccatgctattctaacacgtggcttggcattgtcttgctgaaataagcaggggcgtccatggtaacgttgcttggatggcaacatatgttgctccaaaacctgtatgtacctttcagcattaatggtgccttcacagatgtgtaagttacccatgtcttgggcactaatacacccccataccatcacagatgctggcttttcaactttgcgcctagaacaatccggatggttcttttcctctttggtccggaggacacgacgtccacagtttccaaaaacagtttgaaatgtggactcgtcagaccacagaacacttttccactttgcatcagtccatcttagatgagctacggcccagcgaagacggcggcgtttctgggtgttgttgataaatggctttcgctttgcatagtagagttttaacttgcacttacagatgtagtgaccaactgtagttacttacagtggttttctgaagtgttcctgagcccacgtggcgatatcctttacacactgatgttgtttttttacgcagtaccgcctgagggatcgaacgtcacaagcattcaatgttggttttcagccttgctgcttacgtgcagtgatttctccagattctctgaaccttttgatgatattaccgaccgtagatggtgaaatccctaaattccttgcaatagctggttgagaaatgctgttcatttgttcacaaagtgctgACCcgcgccccgtccttgtttgtgaatgactgagcatttcatggaagctgcttttacacccaatcccggcacccacctgttccccaattagcccgttcacctgtggggtgttccaaataagtgtttgtagcgcattcctcaactttctcagtcttttttgccacttgcgccagcttttttgaaacatgttgcaggcatcaaattccaaatgagctaatatttacaaaaaataacaacgttttccagttccaacattaagtatcttgtctttgcagtctattcaatcgaatacgggttgaaaataatttgcaaatcattgtattctgtttttatgtacggtttacttcactggttttgtagtaataataataatacaaataaagatAATTGTAAATAACTGGTACAGTACAGCCCCCATAGTGGCAGATTTCTTATCTCTGCCTGTAAAAACCCCAATGAGACCACTGTTATCTATTTCAGCTAATAGTTTTGTACCTTATATCCAATGGTTTTTGAGCGGCACCACTCCAGCAGGATCTGCTTTATACCACTAGCGCTAGAAACTCCAAAACTCTGGGATCGCTTCAGTTTGGGTTTGGAATCCTTCGGCCTATCCAATAAAAATGCAACTTACTTCAAGCGTCGGAGCGATAACTTGTTCCTGGAAACACTTCAAATGTACGAACTTTGTCGGCTCCGAGTTCATCCTCTCGAAGAGGGCGCGCTTGGCCTGAGCCCCGCTGGGGCGAGGAAGCGTGTGAGACTTCACCGGGTCCGGTTTGAAGTCAACGCTGGGCGGGTTAGCTTTCCTGAAAACGGAGACACGGATATTGACTGCGATGCGAATAGGACGTAAACACGAGGGTCGCGGTCAACTTACTTGTTGTCGAAACCTGTTTTGACGATTGATTTAGAGGGAAGaagtttttctgtaaagacataAGCATACATTTTACAGTTGAGAGTGTACACAAAGTGACAAATAATAAGCAAATCAtcaaaaacagaaaaaataccaaGCAGAAAAtagagtcatgttttttttagctgtattcgctagcatgctaacaccatTACTGTAGACAAAAATTaccttatgcctggttcacaccaaccgtcatttttgtcaatttttccacgaatatcccgatctccgaagtaatgttatgctttgatacgctctgatacaaattagttgccgctttggggggacggattaccgttcctcacgatttgatgccgctttgatatgctttaaatcacgctttgatacgttttattacgctttattgaactttattatgctttgatgcgatcctgacgctttaaatcaggctctgacacgattatcaagctctgttgtgcattggaattaatgtgtcatgaacattatgaacattcatttgtaataatgactttgaaatgtgatattgttatgtaattatgtgcaatttggaagatgctgtgattattattttgtgaatttgatgaataaattgcgtgcgcacacgtaatataataaaaaagagaaatatgataaacaaataagtaaaaaaaaatgtgaaaaactcagtatactaagttttccccacatttttttagatttatctatttatttgatttctctttttgttttccacacattttttatattcatctatttttttcaatttctcttttttttccgttatattatgtttattatttattatctattatgttttatattcatttattttttcaatttctcttctttttcgttatattatgtttattatttattatgttttatattcatttattttttcaattcctctttttttccgttatattatgtttattatttattatctattatgttttatattcatttattttttcaatttctcttttttttctctgttgtattatgtttattatttattatgttttatattcatttattttttcaattcctcttcttttttcgttatattatgtttattatttattatgttttatattcatttgtttttcaatttctcttttttttctgttatattatgtttattatttattatgttttacattcatttattttttcaatttctcttttttttccgttatattatgtttattatttattatgttttatatccatttattttttcaatttctctttttttcccgttatattatgtttattatttattatgttttatatcttcatttcttttatttctttgtcatcttaataaatatctatctttcatttcttatgctaattgacaataaaaggcatttcttttattttttatattcaatgtcactagtcaataccacagtcacttcctatttgtagttgtagactggggtccgcgctttgaaccaagatctgttaagctttcctacactttgagtcaagctttgctgagctttgtcaggctttgatacgctctcggcactttattccatccttgacagagcgccaaattttttaaaaccgtttaaaattttttggcgaacttgccgcatgtcccgcttcactacaagctttcccacgatccattacgaccctcacgctttaatcaggctttgttacgctttaacgccgctttgcatgccgctttgcatgccgctttgcatgccgctttaaagcgccgttggtgtgaacctagcattatatCTTTATaaactaataatattaattaaagaAATAACTAATTACAACAGGGAAACACAAAAATAAGTGTCAAATGTAGGAAAGCAAATATTGGCATTAGCTCTAAATCGCAGCTAgcataagtggaccccgacttaaacaagttgaaaaacttagagattttccagaacaaacattttaaaagaaattcaaaagactttgaaataagatttaaatttgattctacagattttctagattttccagaataatttttttgaattttaatcataagtttgaagaaatatttcacaaatattctttgtcgaaaaaacagaagctaaaatgaagaattaaattaaaatgtatttattattctttacaataaaaaaaataaatttacttgaacattgatttaaattgtcaggaaagaagaggaaggaatttaaaaggtaaaaaggtatatgtgtttaaaaatcctaaaatcatttttaaggttgtattttttctctaaaattgtctttctgaaagttataagaagcaaagtaaaacaattaatgaatttatttaaacaagtgaagaccaagtctttaaaatattttcttggattttcaaattctatttgagttttgtctctcttagaattaaaaatgtcgggcaaagcgagaccagcttgctagtaaataaatacaatttaaaaaatggaggcagctcactggtaagtgctgctatttgagctatttttagaacaggccagcgggcgactcatctggtccttacgggctacctggtgcccgcgggcaccgcgttggtgacccctgcgccacactatggtgagttcaagaatcgccaaaattagtaggacaaaacgatgttcaccaaatactgtcatcagtgaagcatacacacaaacatattaaacagtgggctttctaacaattgggaacatttgtgtcatgtttgtcctcaaacaaaaaacatactaaaactacAAAATTATTTTAccacatctttttccatttttaatcattttttaaaaatggtccagggagccacgagggcgggTTCCTGACCTCCGGGTTAGGTGATGCAGCTCGTACCTCATAAAAAACTTGGGAttgtgaaatgaattgaaatcaatttaatcagtGCTTTGCTCCCCAAAATAACACCATTTAAACATGTAACataccttttaaaaagaaaaaaacaaactttggGATAAGGAATGTGGTATAAAAAAACGACTAAAGTAGTTTTAAGAACGTAACAATAATGTACAGCGTTTACCTGGGAGAGTCTCCTTGAGCAGCAGctgctccatattttcatggataaatgtccgccgtttagacGCTCAGTAATATTtttgtatgatttattttcagAATTAAATGAATTATCATTCGGTTCTTCTTTTCAGCAATGTCCTTCCTCCTTACTttattccttcccatggttggaaaaactaCGTTATGTCGGACTTTAGTGGTCTTCCCGTTTTAGAATAATGTTAGCCGGTATCACAATGGTGAGTTCGGGCTCAATAGTTCTTTACCTGCTGGCTGAGGGAAGCTCACACTTCTCTTTAGAGTTGGACTCGATGTCTTCAGAAGTGGAGCTGCAATCAATTtggggacaaaaaaaacccaaaaatgaTAGCAGAAATTATTTAACAAATACCTTTTTCGCCAAGACCCACCTCTCTTAAAGGGGTACTCCCCAGGTTTAACCGACGGTTCCTGCAATGTCGGAGTAGCAGCTGGCGGCGAATCCGTGTTGGCCCTCACCGAGGCCGAGAGACGCGAGTCTGGCTTGAGATCACTGCTGACGTCTGATCGGGGAAAAAAAGCAAAGATTCATGTATTATGTGAGAAAACACAAGAACTGACGCTTGTTGATGACTCACCGCGGCGAAACGGATACTCTCTCGGTTTGACCGGCTGGGATTCCGGTAAAGATGGATCGGATTTTGACGCCACAGTGACGGCGTGATGGGCTGAAGTAGTTTGGGATATGAAGGATGATTGATCCTGGGATACTCCGAGTACTCCTGCTTGGGAGGACGACAGAAAACGACAAAAATGGTGGTACTACCAAATAGGACCGGGTAGTCTTCATAGTTTCCATGAACTTACCCTTTTTCAGAGATACATTTCCAGCTGGATTCTCTGTTTTGACGGCTGCACCTACTTCCTGATACAGTTTTGGGGCCATGGCAGTGATTGGAAAATGAGGCTGGGGTTCTTCTACATCTAGAAGAGCACAAAAACATGGCAATCATGTGACgagattgtcagaataatt
This Entelurus aequoreus isolate RoL-2023_Sb linkage group LG05, RoL_Eaeq_v1.1, whole genome shotgun sequence DNA region includes the following protein-coding sequences:
- the LOC133651073 gene encoding smoothelin-like protein 2 → MDECAKGPTEKLMNEAVARFNTTLQTAVKEVHVDVSAFKQRIEQRVDEMSSSNRPLVEAVNMLQEENLQLRSKLEALSRLVESLAGVQIDRSSPGGSKGAKSAENGLKEMQSRNREGQRGLVGLATSSEESIGSAWRAKKLMAMNGVETKVTEQRNGTQAQGQLGGLFEPHLPITAVTKISSEAPAVAHSPVSVSKTTTETTVKSFIHKTDVEEPQPHFPITAMAPKLYQEVGAAVKTENPAGNVSLKKGVLGVSQDQSSFISQTTSAHHAVTVASKSDPSLPESQPVKPREYPFRRDVSSDLKPDSRLSASVRANTDSPPAATPTLQEPSVKPGEYPFKRAPLLKTSSPTLKRSVSFPQPAEKLLPSKSIVKTGFDNKKANPPSVDFKPDPVKSHTLPRPSGAQAKRALFERMNSEPTKPKDSKPKLKRSQSFGVSSASGIKQILLEWCRSKTIGYKNIDIQNFSSSWSDGMAFCALVHSFFPLEFDYNTLQPANRKQNLQTAFTIAEKQADCLRLIEVDDMLEMGDKPDPMCVFTYVQSLYNHLKTFE